A single Bacillus sp. OxB-1 DNA region contains:
- the ribH gene encoding 6,7-dimethyl-8-ribityllumazine synthase yields MAVTFEGHLVGTGLKIGIVVARFNEFITGKLLSGAEDALRRHGVSEEDVAIAWVPGAYEIPLAAKRMATSGKYDAVITLGTVIRGSTPHFDYVCNEVAKGVAAISLQEGIPVIFGVLTTDSIEQAIERAGTKAGNKGWDAAASAIEMANLLQEM; encoded by the coding sequence ATGGCAGTTACATTTGAAGGACATTTAGTCGGAACCGGATTGAAGATCGGAATCGTTGTCGCCCGGTTCAACGAATTCATCACAGGGAAATTATTGAGCGGGGCAGAAGATGCGCTGCGTCGGCATGGTGTGAGCGAGGAGGATGTAGCAATCGCTTGGGTGCCGGGTGCTTATGAAATTCCACTTGCGGCAAAGAGAATGGCGACCTCTGGAAAGTATGATGCGGTCATCACGCTAGGCACTGTCATCCGCGGGTCGACACCGCATTTCGATTATGTTTGCAATGAAGTTGCGAAAGGGGTGGCGGCCATTTCCTTGCAGGAAGGGATACCGGTAATTTTCGGCGTACTGACAACCGACTCGATTGAACAGGCGATTGAACGGGCAGGGACGAAGGCAGGAAATAAAGGATGGGATGCCGCGGCTTCCGCGATTGAAATGGCAAATCTGTTACAAGAGATGTAA
- a CDS encoding DUF2269 family protein: MKFGIYNLFVYLHVFSAVLSIGPLFVLLPIIRRLRCAELEVESAYLSVIQATIRMVMHAGHVLVFTGVVLLIIGPWPWYSSWILLTWAIMLVSVVFLAKGFTSVLKNFQQAADKKQVLDRLRSTSWMYIGLLLLMLWLMVQKPMLW; the protein is encoded by the coding sequence ATGAAGTTCGGCATCTATAATCTCTTTGTTTACTTACATGTGTTCAGTGCCGTCTTGTCCATCGGCCCATTATTCGTCCTGCTGCCGATCATCCGGCGATTGCGCTGCGCCGAGCTGGAGGTGGAATCCGCCTATCTCTCGGTAATTCAAGCGACCATCCGGATGGTCATGCATGCAGGCCATGTTTTGGTATTCACTGGTGTTGTTTTACTGATCATCGGTCCATGGCCTTGGTATTCATCCTGGATTCTGCTGACGTGGGCGATCATGTTGGTATCCGTCGTGTTTTTGGCGAAAGGGTTTACAAGTGTTCTGAAAAACTTCCAACAAGCGGCTGATAAGAAACAGGTCCTGGATCGGCTGCGATCCACTTCCTGGATGTACATTGGCCTGTTGCTCCTGATGCTCTGGCTGATGGTGCAAAAGCCGATGCTTTGGTGA
- a CDS encoding pyridoxal phosphate-dependent aminotransferase, with protein sequence MATSNRLKALPPHFFTELIGKVEAAQAEGRDVINLGRGNPDQPTPPHIVKALQEAAEDPATHGYSPFRGTKELRQAAADFYKREFGVTVDPETEVAVLGGTKIGVVELPLAIMNEGELLLLPDPGYPDYLSGVSLASIRYETMPLLEENGFFPDYGNLSDRQKQEAKLMYLNYPSNPTGVTAPLPFFEETVAFAKDHNIYVLNDFAYGSIGFDGKKPTSFLQAEGAKDVGIEMLSLSKMYNMAGWRVGFAIGNAEIVEAINLLQDHLFTSVFPAVQRAAITALTDSQQCVDDLVALYESRRDVLVAECRRIGWDITPPTGSFFGWLPIPEGYTSEQFADLLLAEANVAVSPGNGFGEYGEGYVRIGLLESEERIREAVSRIEKLGLFSK encoded by the coding sequence ATGGCGACTTCAAATCGATTGAAAGCATTGCCCCCGCATTTTTTCACAGAATTAATTGGAAAGGTCGAGGCAGCACAGGCGGAAGGCCGGGACGTCATCAATCTCGGCCGCGGCAACCCCGACCAGCCAACCCCTCCCCATATTGTCAAAGCGTTGCAGGAAGCTGCGGAAGATCCGGCGACTCACGGCTATTCCCCATTCCGGGGAACGAAGGAACTCCGTCAGGCAGCGGCGGACTTTTACAAGCGGGAGTTCGGTGTGACAGTCGACCCGGAAACCGAAGTGGCGGTCCTCGGAGGAACCAAAATCGGAGTGGTCGAATTGCCGCTCGCCATCATGAATGAAGGGGAACTGTTGCTCCTTCCTGACCCGGGCTATCCGGACTATTTGTCGGGTGTAAGCTTGGCGAGCATCCGCTATGAAACGATGCCGCTTCTCGAAGAAAACGGCTTTTTCCCGGATTACGGCAACTTGTCCGATCGTCAAAAACAAGAAGCGAAATTGATGTATTTGAATTACCCGAGCAACCCGACAGGCGTGACCGCCCCCCTCCCGTTTTTCGAGGAAACAGTCGCATTTGCCAAGGACCATAACATCTATGTGCTGAACGACTTCGCTTATGGCTCCATTGGGTTTGATGGAAAGAAACCGACCAGTTTCCTACAGGCTGAAGGAGCGAAAGACGTCGGCATCGAAATGCTTTCGCTATCCAAAATGTACAATATGGCAGGCTGGAGAGTCGGGTTTGCGATCGGAAATGCAGAAATCGTGGAAGCGATCAACTTATTGCAAGATCATTTATTCACAAGTGTCTTCCCTGCCGTCCAACGGGCAGCCATCACGGCGCTGACGGACAGTCAACAATGCGTGGACGATCTGGTGGCACTCTATGAAAGCCGCCGGGATGTCCTCGTTGCAGAATGCCGCCGGATCGGCTGGGACATCACACCGCCGACAGGCTCATTCTTCGGCTGGTTGCCGATCCCGGAAGGCTACACAAGTGAGCAATTCGCGGATCTTCTTCTTGCCGAGGCGAACGTTGCCGTCTCGCCCGGAAACGGTTTCGGGGAGTACGGCGAAGGCTATGTCCGTATCGGTTTATTGGAAAGTGAAGAGCGGATCAGGGAAGCCGTTTCCCGGATTGAGAAGCTCGGTTTGTTTTCGAAGTGA
- a CDS encoding glycine betaine ABC transporter substrate-binding protein yields the protein MTLTKKVLGLGTAALLALGLAACGSDDKGSNESSSDPENTSGSSSVGESVKYKITGIDPGAGIMQATEQAIEEYELKDWDVTSGSSAAMTAALKKAYDKEEPIIVTGWTPHWKFAKFDLKYLEDPKGVYGGEEQIRTIGRAGLKEDLPEAHQILSNFNWTEEDMGAVMVAIQEGEKEEQAAQNWIDENADKVAEWTEGVEKVDGDKINLAYVAWDSEIASHNVMKLVLEDMGYNVTLTQVEAGPLWTAVADGSADASLAAWLPITHKNYADKFEGQFEELGVNMEGVKIGLVVPTYMDIDSIEDLKE from the coding sequence ATGACTTTAACAAAAAAGGTACTTGGATTAGGAACGGCTGCGCTGCTGGCACTAGGCTTGGCAGCTTGCGGCAGTGATGACAAGGGAAGTAATGAATCGAGCAGCGATCCGGAAAATACTTCGGGCAGCAGTTCGGTCGGTGAATCCGTAAAGTACAAAATTACCGGCATTGACCCAGGAGCAGGTATCATGCAGGCAACGGAACAAGCAATCGAGGAATACGAACTCAAAGATTGGGATGTCACATCCGGGTCCAGTGCGGCTATGACAGCTGCCTTGAAAAAAGCGTATGACAAAGAAGAGCCGATCATCGTGACAGGTTGGACCCCACACTGGAAATTCGCGAAATTCGATTTGAAATATTTAGAGGATCCGAAAGGCGTATACGGCGGGGAAGAACAAATTAGGACCATTGGCCGTGCCGGTTTGAAGGAAGATCTCCCGGAAGCACATCAAATTCTCTCCAATTTTAATTGGACAGAGGAAGACATGGGAGCTGTCATGGTAGCGATCCAGGAAGGTGAAAAAGAAGAACAAGCGGCGCAAAACTGGATTGATGAAAATGCGGACAAAGTGGCGGAATGGACAGAAGGCGTCGAAAAAGTGGACGGCGATAAGATCAATCTTGCCTACGTTGCATGGGATAGTGAAATTGCGAGCCATAACGTCATGAAATTGGTTCTCGAAGATATGGGCTATAACGTAACATTGACGCAAGTTGAAGCAGGTCCACTCTGGACAGCAGTTGCCGATGGCAGTGCGGATGCTTCTCTAGCTGCATGGTTGCCGATCACGCATAAAAACTATGCGGATAAATTCGAAGGCCAATTCGAAGAACTCGGCGTTAACATGGAAGGTGTTAAAATCGGTTTGGTCGTACCGACATACATGGACATCGACTCCATTGAAGACCTGAAAGAATAA
- a CDS encoding ASCH domain-containing protein → MTNNYPEKTCSIERLVTIPEDVEKVINGEKTATRRNGVYAYPGEIMVLNGKEFKIDKLYSQTLGELTDEDAKTEGYSTVEEYKQAMLAIHEKMPWFPTMSVWVHEYSPVQK, encoded by the coding sequence ATGACTAATAATTATCCTGAGAAAACTTGCTCAATTGAAAGGCTTGTCACCATTCCTGAAGATGTTGAAAAAGTGATCAATGGGGAGAAGACGGCGACCCGGCGGAACGGGGTCTATGCCTATCCGGGAGAAATCATGGTGTTGAATGGAAAAGAATTCAAGATCGACAAGCTTTATTCCCAGACGTTGGGTGAATTGACAGATGAAGATGCAAAGACGGAAGGGTATTCGACAGTGGAAGAGTACAAGCAGGCGATGTTGGCGATTCATGAAAAAATGCCTTGGTTTCCGACAATGTCTGTGTGGGTACATGAGTATAGCCCAGTGCAGAAATGA
- the ribE gene encoding riboflavin synthase, producing MFTGIVEEIGTVSSVQQGPHSLKLAIRCRKVLEDVKKGDSIAVNGVCLTVSDFSADQFTADVMPETVKSTTLYKLRTGSRLNLERAMAANGRFGGHFVSGHVDGTGDIIQIRRHDNAVYMEVAIAPELSDYLIPKGSVTVDGTSLTIFEVTENGFVISLIPVTQEDSIIGAKKVGEQVNVECDMLAKYMEKLLAKKEEKAVGGVTMETLAANGFLS from the coding sequence GTGTTCACTGGTATCGTAGAAGAAATCGGCACCGTATCATCCGTTCAACAAGGGCCGCATTCATTGAAACTAGCTATCCGTTGCCGCAAAGTGCTGGAAGACGTCAAGAAAGGCGACAGTATTGCGGTGAATGGAGTCTGTCTGACCGTTTCGGATTTTTCGGCCGATCAGTTTACGGCGGATGTCATGCCTGAAACTGTGAAATCGACAACTCTTTATAAGCTTCGTACAGGCAGCCGGTTGAACTTGGAGCGCGCCATGGCTGCCAATGGGCGGTTCGGCGGCCATTTTGTCAGTGGCCATGTGGATGGCACCGGTGACATCATCCAAATCCGAAGACATGATAATGCCGTCTATATGGAAGTCGCGATTGCTCCCGAGTTGTCGGATTATTTGATTCCGAAAGGCTCGGTGACGGTGGATGGCACATCATTGACCATCTTCGAAGTGACGGAAAATGGGTTTGTCATTTCCCTCATTCCAGTTACTCAAGAAGACTCTATCATTGGCGCGAAAAAAGTAGGAGAACAAGTGAATGTCGAGTGTGACATGCTCGCAAAATATATGGAAAAGCTTTTGGCAAAAAAAGAGGAGAAAGCTGTCGGTGGCGTAACAATGGAGACATTGGCCGCAAACGGTTTTCTCAGTTAA
- a CDS encoding methionine ABC transporter ATP-binding protein — protein sequence MIRIKNLTKEYRTKAGIVKGVDDVSLDINTGEIFGIVGYSGAGKSSLLRCMNLLEKPTKGTILVNDVNLVKLKGKKLRQARLKIGMIFQHFYLISQKTVYENIAFALQAAKTPGDLVEERVAELLEMVGLADKRDVYPSQLSGGQKQRVGIARALANNPSVLLCDEATSALDPNTTTSILRLLKKINRELGITIVLITHEMNVVKEICDRMAIMQDGKVIEEGQVYDIFSDPKQPLTKEFISSVVSFDVPQAILETCTGTLVKVTFKGDVAVKSIISDTMQHFNVKGNFLHGSIEYIQEMPLGTFLMELQGDPQEIQKAIDFMVGQKANVEVMEK from the coding sequence ATGATCCGCATCAAAAATCTGACAAAAGAATATAGGACGAAGGCTGGCATTGTAAAAGGCGTGGATGATGTCTCCCTTGATATCAATACAGGCGAGATATTCGGCATCGTCGGTTATTCAGGAGCGGGAAAGAGCTCCTTGCTCCGCTGTATGAATCTGTTGGAAAAACCGACTAAAGGGACCATTTTAGTGAATGATGTAAATTTGGTGAAGCTGAAAGGGAAGAAATTGCGGCAAGCCCGGTTGAAAATCGGGATGATCTTCCAGCATTTCTATCTCATCAGCCAAAAGACGGTCTATGAAAATATTGCCTTTGCACTGCAAGCGGCCAAAACTCCAGGAGATCTAGTGGAGGAACGGGTTGCCGAGTTGCTCGAGATGGTCGGGCTGGCCGATAAGAGGGATGTCTACCCCTCTCAGCTGAGCGGTGGACAGAAACAGCGGGTCGGCATTGCCCGAGCGCTTGCCAATAATCCTTCCGTGCTGCTATGCGACGAAGCGACATCCGCGTTGGACCCGAACACGACGACGTCGATTTTGCGATTGCTGAAAAAGATAAATCGGGAATTAGGCATCACGATTGTTTTGATCACTCATGAAATGAACGTCGTGAAGGAAATTTGCGATAGGATGGCGATCATGCAGGACGGGAAAGTGATCGAGGAAGGACAAGTGTATGACATTTTCTCCGATCCGAAACAGCCGTTGACGAAAGAGTTCATCAGCAGTGTTGTTTCATTCGACGTGCCGCAAGCGATTTTGGAGACATGTACCGGGACATTGGTCAAGGTGACATTCAAAGGGGACGTCGCCGTCAAGAGCATCATTTCTGATACGATGCAACATTTCAACGTCAAAGGGAATTTCTTGCACGGCTCCATCGAGTATATCCAGGAAATGCCGCTTGGTACCTTCCTGATGGAATTGCAGGGTGACCCGCAGGAAATCCAGAAAGCGATCGACTTTATGGTCGGTCAAAAGGCGAACGTGGAGGTGATGGAGAAGTGA
- a CDS encoding MetQ/NlpA family ABC transporter substrate-binding protein — translation MKKVLLTLFAVVLAAALAACGGKEKAENADDSAATEESKTLKFGATAGPYSDMLKKAIIPGLEEKGYKVEVTEFSDYIQPNNALNSGDIDANLFQHIVYLENFAQENNMDLTDLIVVPTAPLGIYSNKYKSLDEIEDGASITIPNDPVNAARTLIVLEANGLVKMNPDVEPLKASEKDVVENPKNLVIQPLEAGQLPRSVDSADLAAVPGNFAIAANMNLLDALALEEMPDQFRNVVAVKTENQDKQFAKDIIEVIESDKFEEVIDSDFQGFGKPAWMQE, via the coding sequence ATGAAAAAGGTATTATTGACTCTATTTGCCGTTGTGCTGGCAGCAGCTCTTGCTGCTTGTGGCGGGAAAGAGAAAGCGGAAAATGCAGATGATTCAGCAGCGACAGAAGAAAGCAAGACATTGAAATTCGGTGCTACGGCAGGTCCGTATAGTGATATGTTGAAAAAAGCGATCATTCCAGGGCTTGAAGAAAAAGGCTATAAAGTGGAAGTGACGGAATTCAGTGACTATATCCAACCGAACAATGCGTTGAACAGCGGCGATATCGATGCGAACTTATTCCAGCATATCGTCTACCTGGAAAACTTCGCTCAAGAAAACAATATGGATTTGACGGATTTGATTGTCGTCCCGACTGCTCCACTCGGCATTTACTCAAACAAATACAAATCTTTGGATGAAATCGAGGATGGGGCTTCCATTACGATTCCTAACGACCCTGTCAATGCGGCGAGAACATTAATCGTGCTCGAAGCGAATGGCCTTGTCAAAATGAACCCGGACGTCGAACCATTGAAAGCATCTGAAAAAGATGTCGTCGAAAACCCGAAAAACTTGGTCATCCAACCGCTCGAGGCAGGACAATTGCCACGTTCTGTAGATAGTGCCGATCTTGCAGCTGTTCCAGGAAACTTCGCGATAGCTGCTAACATGAACTTGTTAGATGCGCTTGCATTGGAAGAAATGCCAGACCAGTTCCGTAACGTGGTCGCGGTGAAAACAGAAAACCAAGATAAGCAATTTGCCAAAGACATCATCGAAGTGATCGAATCGGATAAATTCGAAGAAGTGATCGACTCCGATTTCCAAGGATTCGGGAAACCGGCTTGGATGCAGGAATAA
- a CDS encoding methionine ABC transporter permease gives MPDITKAFGETLYMIGISLAVAVIIGLPLGVLLFITDKGLFLENRLINSSFGFVVNMVRSIPFIILLVALIPLTQLIVGSIIGPAAASVSLSAAAIPFFARIVETSMREIDKGVIEAAIAMGASPWMIIRNVLLPEAKSSIVQGITLTVISLVAYSAMAGFVGGGGIGDLAIRFGYYRYDDSIMIVTVAILIILVQLIQFTGDRVSKAIDKR, from the coding sequence ATGCCTGATATTACGAAGGCCTTCGGCGAAACTCTTTATATGATCGGCATTTCGCTGGCGGTTGCGGTCATCATCGGGCTTCCATTGGGCGTATTGCTGTTTATTACGGATAAGGGATTATTTCTCGAAAACAGACTGATCAATTCCTCTTTCGGCTTCGTTGTCAATATGGTGCGCTCCATTCCGTTCATCATTTTGCTCGTCGCCTTGATTCCGTTGACTCAATTGATTGTCGGCAGCATAATCGGTCCAGCCGCGGCCAGTGTTTCGCTTTCCGCAGCAGCCATACCGTTTTTTGCACGGATCGTTGAGACGTCCATGCGGGAAATCGACAAAGGGGTCATCGAGGCGGCCATCGCAATGGGGGCTTCCCCTTGGATGATCATCCGGAATGTCCTCTTGCCTGAAGCGAAGTCGAGCATTGTCCAAGGTATAACATTGACAGTCATCAGTCTTGTCGCCTATTCCGCCATGGCGGGATTTGTCGGCGGCGGAGGAATCGGGGACTTGGCGATCCGGTTCGGATATTACCGATACGACGATTCCATCATGATCGTCACAGTCGCGATACTCATCATTTTAGTGCAGTTGATTCAATTTACGGGAGATCGGGTTTCAAAAGCTATAGATAAACGATAA
- a CDS encoding dihydrofolate reductase family protein produces the protein MGWRTLPDPFCPFQSLKGGMYLDPECRMNTALALVRTAEGQLLPNLFVDAVSVQNGQNFKAGTDSLRVKVSASAIIDADSIRDGSNDTPQHGVYPGKTPLYKDLLIQHGIRRVFMASVKPSPSVNGKGIGLFQDAGMEVVTGIVKEEAEQLNRAFIHYNIYGKPTVTMKAAVILDGRLSTRTGDSKWTTLEASRTDVHYLRPTHNAILVDVETVLHENPFLTTRLPHGGKYPICILFVRHLRTPETAYDGSGSAVKIIKFTLDPQFRKEGTVPCSLVS, from the coding sequence TTGGGTTGGCGTACATTGCCCGATCCGTTCTGCCCTTTTCAATCATTGAAAGGGGGAATGTATTTGGATCCGGAATGTAGAATGAACACTGCTCTTGCCTTAGTGCGGACCGCGGAAGGTCAACTCTTGCCGAATCTATTCGTCGATGCCGTCTCTGTGCAAAATGGACAAAACTTCAAGGCGGGTACCGATTCGCTGCGAGTGAAAGTGTCTGCTTCCGCGATAATCGACGCAGATTCCATTCGTGACGGTTCGAATGATACGCCGCAACACGGTGTCTATCCAGGCAAAACGCCGCTATATAAGGATCTGCTTATTCAACACGGGATCCGTCGCGTCTTTATGGCATCCGTCAAACCGAGTCCTTCCGTTAACGGGAAGGGAATCGGGCTTTTTCAGGATGCCGGAATGGAAGTCGTCACCGGTATAGTAAAAGAAGAGGCAGAGCAGTTGAACCGGGCATTTATTCACTACAACATATACGGTAAACCGACCGTCACCATGAAAGCCGCCGTCATCCTCGATGGCCGCCTTTCCACGCGTACTGGGGACAGCAAATGGACCACATTGGAAGCTTCACGGACCGATGTCCATTACCTCCGCCCTACCCATAATGCGATTTTGGTTGACGTGGAAACCGTACTTCATGAAAATCCTTTCCTCACCACCCGTTTGCCCCATGGTGGAAAGTATCCTATCTGTATTTTGTTCGTTCGGCATCTAAGGACGCCGGAGACAGCCTATGACGGAAGCGGCAGTGCTGTCAAAATCATTAAATTCACACTGGACCCCCAGTTTCGAAAGGAGGGGACTGTTCCGTGTTCACTGGTATCGTAG